A genomic segment from Ruficoccus amylovorans encodes:
- a CDS encoding pyridoxal-phosphate dependent enzyme, which yields MDLLRQLRQETLFARQRVYRAGQPTPLEQIELDGEGRIFVKREDLCAIKAYKWRGAFNRMALLSPQEADKPVLAASAGNHAQGVALAARLLGLKAQVFMPVTTPAVKRNAVLRHGGDAVEIVLHGDGYDDAYAAALQRAKDTGGVYIHAYDDLQVMAGQATLADEVVMSGEGPFDVAYLQIGGGGMAAGVANWLKTYYPGIRVVGVEGVGQASMKAALEAGQPVGLDTLDIFCDGTAVRKAGSTTFAVCREVLDEVITVTNEEVSDAIRLYWENLRCLQEPSGAMGLAGLLKDRAAHPFGRALVVATGANLDFGQLARIADAAGIGGGHRRHLRIEIPERPGAMLALLETGLGALNIIDFQYGKRDRELAWPVFGLSCSEPEHAALVERLRASGYRFTEVDNSVEVRYRAIACEARLLTHPLFLELEFYERPGAMHAFLDGTVRGRGNFCYFNYRYSGERVGRALIGLEFETAEDRAQFAVSLPPSGKGYRLCRTLDEQEMNRLFG from the coding sequence ATGGATTTACTGAGACAACTGCGACAGGAAACGCTCTTCGCCCGCCAGCGCGTGTACCGTGCCGGTCAGCCCACGCCACTGGAGCAGATCGAACTTGATGGAGAGGGCCGGATTTTCGTCAAACGCGAGGACCTCTGTGCGATCAAGGCCTACAAGTGGCGGGGCGCGTTCAACCGCATGGCGCTGCTCAGCCCGCAGGAGGCGGACAAGCCCGTTCTGGCCGCCTCGGCGGGCAATCACGCGCAGGGGGTTGCCCTGGCCGCACGGCTGCTCGGGCTGAAGGCGCAGGTCTTCATGCCGGTGACGACGCCCGCCGTCAAGCGCAACGCCGTCCTGCGCCACGGGGGCGACGCGGTTGAAATCGTCCTGCACGGCGATGGCTACGACGACGCCTACGCCGCCGCGCTCCAGCGGGCCAAGGATACGGGCGGCGTTTATATCCACGCTTACGACGACCTCCAGGTGATGGCCGGACAGGCCACGCTCGCCGACGAGGTCGTCATGTCCGGAGAGGGGCCGTTCGATGTGGCCTACCTCCAGATCGGCGGCGGTGGCATGGCCGCTGGCGTGGCCAACTGGCTCAAAACCTATTACCCCGGCATCCGCGTCGTTGGCGTCGAAGGCGTGGGGCAGGCTTCCATGAAGGCCGCGCTGGAAGCGGGCCAGCCGGTCGGGCTGGACACGCTGGATATTTTCTGCGACGGCACCGCTGTCCGCAAGGCCGGGAGCACGACCTTTGCAGTCTGTCGCGAAGTCCTCGACGAGGTCATCACCGTGACCAACGAGGAAGTCTCCGACGCGATCCGCCTTTACTGGGAAAACCTCCGCTGCCTGCAAGAGCCCTCCGGGGCGATGGGGCTGGCCGGGCTGCTCAAGGACCGTGCCGCGCACCCCTTCGGGCGGGCACTGGTCGTGGCCACCGGCGCGAATCTCGACTTCGGGCAGCTCGCCCGCATCGCCGACGCCGCCGGGATCGGCGGTGGACACCGGCGGCACCTGCGTATTGAGATCCCCGAACGTCCCGGAGCCATGCTCGCCCTCCTGGAAACCGGGCTGGGCGCGCTCAACATTATCGACTTCCAGTACGGCAAGCGCGACAGGGAGCTTGCCTGGCCCGTCTTCGGGCTTTCGTGTTCGGAGCCTGAGCACGCCGCGCTGGTTGAGCGTCTGCGCGCGAGCGGTTACCGCTTCACCGAGGTGGACAACTCGGTCGAGGTCCGCTACCGCGCCATCGCCTGCGAGGCCCGTCTGCTCACGCACCCGCTGTTCCTGGAACTGGAGTTCTACGAACGCCCCGGCGCGATGCACGCCTTTCTCGATGGCACCGTGCGCGGACGCGGAAACTTCTGCTACTTCAACTACCGCTACTCTGGCGAACGCGTGGGTCGCGCCCTCATCGGGCTGGAGTTTGAAACCGCCGAGGACCGGGCACAGTTCGCCGTCTCGCTGCCGCCCAGCGGTAAGGGCTACCGCCTCTGCCGCACCCTCGACGAGCAGGAAATGAACCGGCTGTTTGGTTGA
- the rbsK gene encoding ribokinase: MPPPPSILVFGSINMDVVTPLQRLPRPGETIHAGDIMLAPGGKGANAAVAAARLGGKVRFAGSVGTDSFGLQLRANLEREGIDTRALRDSTKSSGTAVILLNQASGQNSIMVGPGANAEATAPADPAWYAGAGMLMLQLETPVEAALDAARHARSQGVPVMLDPAPALPELPRELLSAVDYLLPNETELATLSGQPTDSFEQIVQAARSLVQNYDVREIVVTLGAKGALWLNAETSLHVPSIPVKAVDTTAAGDTFAGALSVALASGHSMPEAIRYAVVGGALACTRRGAQPSIPYRVEVLEKMSASTR; encoded by the coding sequence ATGCCCCCGCCCCCTTCCATCCTCGTCTTTGGCAGCATAAACATGGACGTGGTCACGCCGCTCCAGCGACTGCCACGGCCCGGAGAAACCATTCACGCCGGCGACATCATGCTCGCCCCCGGCGGTAAGGGAGCCAACGCCGCGGTCGCCGCCGCGCGGCTCGGGGGCAAGGTCCGCTTCGCCGGAAGCGTGGGGACGGACAGCTTCGGCCTGCAACTGCGCGCCAACCTCGAACGTGAGGGCATCGACACCCGGGCCCTCCGCGATTCGACAAAATCCAGCGGCACCGCCGTCATCCTGCTCAACCAGGCCAGCGGACAAAACTCCATCATGGTCGGCCCCGGCGCCAACGCCGAGGCGACCGCTCCTGCAGACCCCGCGTGGTACGCGGGAGCCGGGATGCTCATGCTGCAACTGGAAACGCCAGTCGAAGCCGCTCTGGACGCCGCCCGCCATGCCCGTTCGCAAGGTGTGCCCGTCATGCTGGACCCCGCTCCGGCCTTGCCAGAGCTCCCACGCGAGTTGCTCTCGGCGGTCGATTACCTCCTTCCCAACGAAACCGAACTGGCCACCCTCAGCGGCCAACCCACGGACAGTTTCGAACAAATCGTCCAGGCTGCCCGCAGCCTTGTGCAAAACTATGACGTGCGTGAAATCGTCGTCACACTCGGGGCAAAAGGCGCGCTCTGGCTCAACGCCGAAACCTCCCTGCACGTGCCATCCATCCCGGTCAAGGCCGTAGACACAACCGCCGCCGGTGACACCTTCGCGGGCGCGCTGTCCGTCGCTCTGGCCTCCGGGCACTCCATGCCGGAGGCGATCCGCTACGCGGTTGTCGGTGGGGCGCTCGCGTGCACCCGCCGCGGTGCCCAACCCTCCATCCCATATCGGGTGGAAGTTTTGGAAAAGATGTCAGCGTCCACCCGCTGA
- a CDS encoding LacI family DNA-binding transcriptional regulator gives MSVNDIALKAGVSQATVSKVINNYPTVSAESVARVRKAMRELNYEPLSRTRRVKEKSEQVPLVALLIFPGKYFQDYRASFVKMIRSIEESLREKGMDLIMAHVSRVEDLPASVRHRRVQGVILQGGDPGEDVLKELKDIPSVWVSSHRGQAGNSLLGGNEDVGRVAAEYLVSCGHKRLGVINTMSEDPVLVVRCRYFQFVAENAGCQCRMYVSDSHGESWSHGEDLDMAAFEKQVDEQVSAFLADKNRPTGIFVPVDFQLAMVYRILQRRGVQIGKNLDFIGSDEEKSVLLGLYPRPATIEVGPTLIGMQAVKELCWRMENLAGDSRLRVSVAPRLVPGEKLS, from the coding sequence ATGAGTGTGAATGATATTGCCCTTAAGGCGGGAGTCTCGCAGGCGACAGTTTCCAAGGTCATCAATAATTATCCGACCGTTTCTGCTGAAAGTGTGGCACGCGTGCGTAAGGCGATGCGTGAACTCAATTACGAACCCTTGTCGCGTACCCGCCGGGTGAAGGAGAAAAGCGAGCAAGTGCCCTTGGTGGCTCTGCTGATTTTTCCCGGAAAATATTTTCAGGACTACCGGGCCAGTTTCGTAAAAATGATCCGCAGCATCGAGGAGTCGCTGCGCGAGAAGGGGATGGACCTTATCATGGCCCACGTTTCCCGGGTGGAGGATCTTCCGGCCTCGGTCCGGCACAGGCGCGTGCAGGGCGTCATCCTGCAGGGGGGCGATCCGGGGGAGGATGTTCTGAAGGAGCTCAAGGACATCCCATCGGTCTGGGTCAGCTCGCACCGGGGGCAGGCGGGAAACTCCCTGCTCGGCGGCAACGAGGATGTCGGTCGGGTCGCGGCGGAGTATCTGGTCTCGTGCGGGCACAAGCGGCTCGGTGTCATCAACACGATGAGTGAAGACCCGGTCCTGGTCGTGCGCTGCAGGTATTTTCAGTTCGTGGCGGAGAACGCCGGTTGCCAGTGCCGGATGTACGTTAGCGATAGTCACGGCGAGAGTTGGTCACATGGCGAGGACCTCGATATGGCCGCGTTTGAAAAACAGGTCGATGAACAGGTCTCGGCATTTCTCGCGGACAAAAACAGGCCGACCGGCATTTTTGTTCCGGTGGATTTCCAGTTGGCGATGGTCTATCGCATCCTGCAACGACGGGGGGTGCAGATCGGGAAAAACCTCGATTTCATCGGCAGCGACGAGGAGAAATCCGTCCTGCTCGGTTTGTATCCACGTCCCGCTACAATCGAGGTCGGCCCGACGCTGATCGGCATGCAGGCAGTCAAGGAGCTGTGCTGGCGGATGGAAAATCTGGCCGGAGACAGTCGCTTGCGTGTCAGTGTCGCCCCGCGCCTCGTACCCGGAGAAAAGCTGTCCTGA
- a CDS encoding class I fructose-bisphosphate aldolase, with product MINKIEEYLGDNAKDLLSHECKTISKDRLHLPGGDFVDRIFVPSDRNPRVLNNLNWLFHTGRLSGTGYVSILPVDQGIEHSGGASFAKNPDYFDSENIVKLAIEGGCNGVASTLGVLGSVARRYAHKIPFIVKINHNQLLTYPNQFDQIMFASVEQAYDMGAAAVGATIYFGSEESNRQILEVSEAFARAHELGMATILWCYLRNPAFKKDGVDYHVSADLTGQANHLGVTIEADIIKQKLPENNGGYKALNMGSSSYGKIDERVYTELTTDHPIDLTRYQVANCYMGRQGLINSGGASGANDFHDAVRTAVINKRAGGTGLISGRKAFQRPMAEGVKLLNAIQDVYLCSDVTIA from the coding sequence ATGATCAATAAGATCGAAGAATACCTCGGCGACAACGCCAAGGACCTCCTCTCTCACGAATGCAAAACGATCAGCAAGGATCGCCTGCACCTGCCGGGCGGCGATTTCGTTGACCGCATTTTTGTCCCGAGCGATCGCAACCCGCGCGTGCTCAACAACCTCAACTGGCTCTTCCACACGGGCCGCCTCTCCGGCACCGGCTACGTCAGCATCCTGCCCGTAGACCAGGGCATCGAGCACAGCGGCGGCGCTTCCTTCGCCAAGAACCCGGACTACTTCGACAGCGAAAACATCGTCAAGCTCGCCATCGAAGGCGGCTGTAACGGCGTCGCCTCCACCCTCGGTGTGCTCGGCTCGGTCGCCCGTCGCTACGCGCACAAGATTCCCTTTATCGTAAAAATCAACCACAACCAACTGCTGACCTACCCGAACCAGTTCGACCAGATCATGTTCGCCTCGGTCGAGCAGGCTTATGACATGGGCGCGGCCGCCGTGGGCGCGACGATCTACTTCGGCTCCGAAGAGTCCAATCGCCAGATCCTCGAAGTCTCGGAAGCCTTCGCCCGCGCTCACGAGCTGGGCATGGCCACCATCCTGTGGTGCTACCTGCGTAATCCGGCCTTTAAGAAAGACGGCGTTGACTACCACGTCTCAGCCGACCTCACCGGCCAGGCCAACCACCTCGGCGTCACCATCGAGGCCGACATCATCAAGCAGAAGCTCCCCGAAAACAACGGCGGCTACAAGGCCCTCAACATGGGCAGCTCCAGCTACGGCAAGATCGACGAACGCGTTTACACCGAGCTGACCACCGACCACCCGATTGACCTGACCCGCTACCAGGTGGCCAACTGCTACATGGGCCGTCAGGGGCTGATCAACTCCGGGGGCGCTTCCGGCGCGAACGACTTCCACGACGCCGTGCGCACCGCCGTCATCAACAAGCGCGCGGGCGGCACCGGCCTCATTTCCGGTCGCAAGGCCTTCCAGCGCCCGATGGCCGAAGGCGTCAAGCTCCTCAACGCCATTCAGGACGTTTACCTCTGCTCCGACGTCACCATCGCCTAG
- a CDS encoding nucleoside hydrolase has protein sequence MNCHNFSKEPVRLILDTDMGNDIDDALALAMLHAMQSRGECELLGVISSKAHELSPVFIDLMNTFYGRGTIPVGAVHEGVTPNERTYLGPICRAPDRFPRSYPENGYEPSVALLRRLLSREADGSVTLLMIGFSTNIAQLFDTGADEHSPLDGRELLARKVGRVVVMAGDFSEEVQRHPTLDNREYNVHCDISASMRFFNDCPVPLTLCGYEIGLAMLYPCRSILEDYEWTRYHPLAEGYRLYKPMPYDRPMWDPAAALEAVRPGCEAFTCSPPGWVAVDEQGIMRFHEDSAGLHRYLKIVPEQLKQSVNEIVELCAQPVYTDRQTVGKGIAENSTSATGSACPSL, from the coding sequence ATGAATTGCCACAATTTCAGCAAAGAACCCGTCAGGCTCATCCTCGACACCGACATGGGTAACGACATCGACGATGCCCTCGCGCTCGCCATGCTCCACGCCATGCAGAGCCGGGGCGAGTGCGAGTTGCTAGGCGTCATCAGCAGCAAGGCCCATGAGCTTTCACCCGTCTTCATCGACCTGATGAATACCTTTTACGGGCGCGGCACCATCCCTGTCGGGGCCGTGCACGAGGGAGTCACCCCGAACGAGCGGACATACCTCGGTCCCATCTGTCGCGCCCCCGACCGCTTCCCACGCTCGTATCCGGAAAATGGATACGAGCCGTCCGTCGCCCTGCTCCGCCGCCTGCTCAGCCGCGAGGCCGATGGCTCCGTCACGCTGCTCATGATCGGCTTCAGCACGAATATCGCCCAACTTTTTGACACCGGAGCCGACGAACACAGCCCCCTTGACGGACGCGAACTGCTCGCCCGCAAGGTCGGGCGTGTTGTGGTCATGGCGGGCGACTTCAGCGAGGAGGTGCAGCGACACCCCACCCTTGATAACCGTGAGTACAACGTGCACTGCGACATCTCCGCCTCGATGCGTTTTTTCAACGACTGCCCGGTACCGCTCACCCTCTGCGGGTACGAGATCGGACTCGCCATGCTCTACCCGTGCCGGAGCATTCTGGAAGACTACGAGTGGACCCGCTACCATCCTCTGGCCGAAGGCTACCGGCTCTACAAACCCATGCCCTACGACCGCCCGATGTGGGACCCCGCCGCCGCGCTCGAAGCCGTGCGCCCCGGCTGCGAAGCCTTTACCTGTTCGCCCCCCGGATGGGTCGCGGTGGACGAGCAGGGCATCATGCGCTTTCACGAAGACTCCGCCGGTCTTCACCGTTATCTTAAAATCGTGCCCGAGCAGCTGAAACAATCCGTCAACGAGATCGTGGAACTGTGCGCGCAGCCCGTTTATACGGATCGCCAGACCGTAGGCAAAGGTATCGCCGAGAACTCCACTTCCGCTACCGGAAGCGCTTGCCCTTCGCTTTGA
- a CDS encoding nucleoside deaminase, with translation MFPSQLQRDGEFYMKLAYNLAIDAWRQDEVPIGAVIVYEGEVIAAAHNATQSTLDPTAHAEMLAITQAANAIGDWRLNGATLYVTKEPCPMCAGASIMARLTDVVFAVPDPKMGCLGGATPLHEVPGLNHRVTPHSGILERECRELLQAYFSLKRQSRDQN, from the coding sequence ATGTTCCCCTCGCAACTCCAGCGCGACGGGGAGTTTTACATGAAGCTGGCCTACAACCTCGCCATCGACGCGTGGCGTCAGGACGAAGTGCCCATCGGCGCGGTCATCGTATACGAGGGCGAAGTCATCGCCGCCGCCCACAACGCCACCCAGAGCACGCTCGACCCGACCGCGCACGCCGAGATGCTCGCCATCACCCAGGCGGCCAACGCCATCGGCGACTGGCGGCTTAACGGTGCCACCCTTTACGTGACCAAGGAGCCCTGCCCGATGTGCGCCGGGGCCAGCATCATGGCGCGGCTGACCGATGTGGTCTTCGCCGTCCCCGACCCGAAAATGGGCTGCCTCGGCGGTGCCACCCCCCTGCACGAAGTCCCCGGCCTCAACCACCGCGTCACCCCCCACAGCGGCATCCTTGAGCGCGAATGCCGCGAACTGCTCCAGGCCTATTTTTCTCTCAAGCGCCAGAGCCGCGACCAGAATTAA
- a CDS encoding glycosyltransferase family 9 protein — translation MIGFLLDSLGRVLAALPSKVSECFCKLVGDLIYFGLPGRRHALLSNLHHAFPDKPRQWHRRIGRESCRRTVEMGLYVLASPAFSLKRLKRHFTLDEDLSHELDQALRNREGGVVMVPHFSLMESLTALPGLHEANGQPPLNVGVIFRPLNQPGLDHWVKRTRERFGLKLLSRKEGFGPAMQLIENNGIVAVLFDQNAGHKGVLTTFFGRVASTTDLPGLLAQRRKTRVGILYTERTGFWQGRIRAEILTCPPRAIDIMLAANQWLEDKLKTGGDDLCADWLWLHSRWGTQEDPDKRFRLRARRDAIEETLEYHGWDALPRKTRFWVRLPNWLGDVIMALPLLRALRLARPDAELTLLARPHFLPLLERFGVGDRLLPLPAKGRGYYRQFRRWREEYPDCHILFTNSTRGDLEARLIGAPQRFGIARPGKPRRCLNLTWPLPTGLDEATIHQTRLWEKFFQHFGLQQELDLSPFAWEASASAPAAGSKPDAPGVSFAHSEDTTATTANAPRIGLIPGTENSPEKRWPVDHWRTLVAALQDARPDAQVFTFGTERDAAITREVTKDFRPQSVIDRAGKTALVEFADELSRLDLLICNDTGGMHLANALGVPVLVVFGPTNPVRTGPIFTAPTRLVQPAGCPPTGGMSISQVHPDMVLRHALELLGSR, via the coding sequence GTGATCGGCTTTCTGCTCGACAGTCTGGGGCGCGTGCTCGCCGCCCTGCCCTCCAAAGTCTCCGAATGCTTCTGCAAGCTGGTCGGGGATCTCATTTACTTTGGCCTGCCCGGACGCCGCCACGCGCTGCTCTCGAACCTGCACCACGCCTTCCCGGACAAGCCCCGGCAATGGCACCGGCGCATCGGGCGCGAGAGTTGTCGGCGCACGGTCGAGATGGGCCTGTACGTGCTGGCCAGCCCGGCCTTTTCCCTCAAACGGCTGAAGCGGCACTTCACGCTGGACGAGGATCTCAGCCACGAACTCGACCAGGCTCTCCGCAACCGCGAGGGCGGAGTCGTCATGGTGCCGCATTTCTCGCTCATGGAATCGCTGACCGCCCTGCCCGGCCTCCACGAGGCCAACGGCCAGCCCCCGCTCAACGTCGGCGTGATCTTCCGCCCGCTCAACCAGCCCGGCCTCGACCACTGGGTCAAACGCACCCGTGAACGCTTCGGCCTAAAGCTGCTTTCGCGCAAGGAGGGATTCGGCCCGGCCATGCAGTTGATCGAAAACAACGGCATCGTTGCCGTGCTCTTCGACCAGAACGCCGGGCACAAAGGCGTGCTGACCACTTTCTTCGGGCGCGTGGCCTCGACCACGGACCTGCCCGGCCTGCTCGCGCAGCGGCGCAAGACCCGCGTCGGCATCCTCTACACCGAGCGCACGGGCTTCTGGCAGGGCCGCATCCGCGCGGAGATCCTCACCTGCCCGCCCCGCGCCATCGACATCATGCTCGCCGCCAACCAATGGCTGGAGGACAAGCTCAAAACCGGCGGTGACGACCTCTGCGCAGACTGGCTCTGGCTGCACTCGCGCTGGGGCACCCAGGAGGACCCCGACAAGCGCTTCCGCCTGCGCGCCCGACGCGACGCCATCGAGGAGACGCTGGAGTACCACGGCTGGGACGCGCTCCCGCGCAAAACCCGCTTCTGGGTTCGCCTGCCCAACTGGCTGGGCGACGTCATTATGGCCCTTCCCCTGCTGCGCGCCCTGCGTCTGGCTCGTCCCGACGCTGAGCTGACCCTGCTGGCCCGTCCGCACTTCCTGCCGCTGCTGGAGCGCTTCGGCGTCGGCGACCGTCTCCTGCCGCTCCCCGCCAAGGGCCGGGGCTATTACAGGCAATTCCGGCGCTGGCGCGAGGAGTACCCGGACTGCCACATCCTTTTCACCAATTCCACCCGGGGCGACCTCGAAGCCCGCCTCATCGGCGCTCCACAGCGCTTCGGCATCGCCCGCCCCGGCAAGCCCCGCCGCTGCCTGAACCTCACCTGGCCGCTGCCCACCGGGCTGGACGAAGCAACGATTCACCAGACTCGTCTCTGGGAAAAATTTTTCCAGCACTTCGGGCTCCAGCAGGAGCTCGACCTCTCCCCCTTCGCCTGGGAAGCCTCGGCCTCCGCCCCCGCCGCAGGCAGCAAGCCGGACGCCCCCGGCGTGAGCTTTGCCCACAGCGAAGACACCACCGCCACCACCGCCAACGCGCCGCGCATCGGGCTCATTCCGGGCACGGAGAATTCCCCCGAAAAGCGCTGGCCGGTTGACCACTGGCGCACCCTCGTTGCGGCGCTTCAGGACGCCCGGCCCGACGCGCAGGTTTTCACCTTCGGCACGGAGCGCGACGCCGCCATCACCCGCGAGGTGACGAAGGACTTTCGCCCGCAGAGCGTCATCGACCGCGCCGGTAAAACCGCCCTGGTGGAGTTCGCTGACGAGCTTTCCCGACTCGATCTGCTCATCTGCAACGACACCGGAGGCATGCACCTGGCCAACGCCCTCGGCGTGCCTGTGCTGGTCGTCTTCGGCCCGACCAACCCTGTCCGTACCGGCCCGATATTTACCGCGCCGACCCGGCTGGTCCAGCCCGCAGGCTGCCCCCCGACCGGCGGCATGTCCATCAGCCAAGTCCATCCGGACATGGTACTCAGGCACGCCCTGGAGCTGCTCGGCTCACGCTAA
- a CDS encoding GNAT family N-acetyltransferase yields MEILIIKPSSLGDIIHGLQVAQSLKTQRPGVRITWVAREIFAPLAEACACVDEVIVFHRKAGWAGLRQCIREIRNRRYDWVLDMQGLARSGLMTWRARADNKAGRRDSREGARLAYQFMPELPPAGRTAHALDILLEFLPLLGLEARADGPLRFREVKASNLPPKTAGAVVLFPGSRRAEKEWPGFAALTEKLLAAEPGRTIVWAGDQPVTAPLEWPRERFFNLTGKTALPELLPLIAGARLCVCNDSGPMHLAAALGTELVAIFGPTPPERFGPWPLDNPRHYVVQAPASGLAGLEVGEVFALVEAALAADREEAPAEAPAETTASIQSVAKGKSSAADAREAPIEIKLFEPRHAEPFRRLNLDWIERFFEVEEQDRRMLGDPQQAIIAHGGEIVAAEAGGEVVGVGALQFIEPGYYEIAKMAVDPAWQGRGIGRKIMARLIERARELDAVRLLILTNTRLGPALHLYREFGFQEIPTPKDSHYQRVDISFELQLTPES; encoded by the coding sequence TTGGAAATCCTCATCATCAAGCCCTCCTCCCTGGGCGACATCATCCACGGCCTGCAAGTGGCCCAGTCGCTCAAAACACAGCGGCCGGGTGTGCGCATCACCTGGGTGGCACGGGAGATTTTCGCGCCGCTGGCGGAGGCCTGCGCGTGCGTGGACGAGGTGATCGTCTTTCACCGCAAGGCTGGTTGGGCCGGGCTGCGACAGTGCATCCGCGAGATTCGCAATCGCCGCTACGACTGGGTGCTGGACATGCAGGGACTGGCCCGCAGCGGCCTGATGACCTGGCGGGCGCGGGCAGATAACAAGGCCGGTCGCCGCGACTCCCGCGAAGGCGCGCGCCTGGCCTACCAGTTCATGCCGGAGCTTCCCCCTGCCGGGCGCACGGCCCACGCACTGGACATTTTACTGGAATTTCTGCCGCTGCTTGGGCTGGAGGCCCGCGCCGATGGTCCTTTGCGTTTCCGCGAGGTTAAGGCAAGCAACCTCCCGCCCAAAACCGCCGGGGCGGTGGTGCTTTTTCCCGGCAGCCGCCGGGCGGAAAAGGAGTGGCCGGGCTTTGCCGCGCTGACCGAGAAGTTGCTCGCTGCCGAGCCGGGGCGGACGATTGTCTGGGCTGGCGATCAGCCGGTGACGGCCCCGCTGGAGTGGCCGCGCGAGCGTTTCTTTAACCTGACCGGAAAAACGGCCCTGCCCGAACTGCTGCCGCTCATCGCCGGGGCGCGACTGTGCGTGTGCAACGACAGCGGTCCGATGCACCTGGCTGCCGCGCTGGGAACGGAACTGGTGGCGATTTTCGGGCCGACCCCGCCGGAGCGTTTCGGCCCCTGGCCGCTCGACAACCCGCGCCACTACGTCGTGCAAGCGCCCGCTAGCGGGTTGGCCGGGCTGGAGGTCGGGGAGGTCTTCGCGCTCGTCGAGGCCGCGCTTGCCGCCGACCGGGAGGAAGCCCCGGCGGAGGCCCCAGCAGAAACGACGGCGAGTATCCAGTCGGTGGCCAAAGGGAAGTCCTCGGCTGCTGATGCCAGGGAGGCACCGATTGAGATCAAGCTCTTTGAACCGCGGCACGCGGAGCCTTTCCGGCGGCTGAACCTGGACTGGATCGAGCGGTTTTTCGAGGTGGAGGAGCAGGACCGGCGCATGCTGGGCGACCCGCAGCAGGCCATCATCGCGCACGGTGGCGAGATTGTGGCGGCGGAGGCCGGAGGCGAGGTCGTTGGCGTTGGGGCCTTGCAGTTTATCGAGCCCGGTTACTACGAAATCGCGAAGATGGCGGTTGACCCGGCCTGGCAGGGGCGGGGGATCGGCCGCAAGATCATGGCCCGGCTGATCGAGCGCGCCCGGGAACTCGATGCCGTGCGCCTCCTCATCCTGACCAATACCCGGCTCGGCCCCGCCCTGCACCTGTACCGCGAATTCGGTTTTCAGGAGATTCCCACTCCGAAAGATTCGCACTACCAACGGGTGGACATCAGCTTTGAGCTTCAGTTGACCCCTGAGTCCTGA